The genomic stretch CGTTGGGTATGCTTGGGGAACGTGGCTCCCGTAGCTCAGCTGGATAGAGCAGCGGATTTCTAATCCGCTGGTCGCAGGTTCGAATCCTGCCGGGAGTGCGGCGAACGAAAAAAATCTGAGGCCGTGGGCCGAACCCCGAAGAAATCGGGGCTGCCGGGAGTGCGTCGCTGCCGTTTAAATGCCCACACCCGGGCGCCAATGGCGGAAGATTTCCGGGAGATGGTTGCCCCATCCGCCCCAGATCATGCCCGCCAGGAGGGGCAGGATGAGGAGGACAATCCCCCCGTAGCCGAGAACCGTTCCCACGAGGGCAAGATTCCTTGAATTCATGGTTAGGTCCGTCCGGGCCAGGGTGAGGTGGCCGAGGATGATGGCCACGAGGGAAACCGGGGTGGTGGCGCAGCAGACGATGCCGGAAATGCCGATGGCTCCACAGATCACGACAGCCACGGCCGCGCCATCCGGATTTTGCGACCCCGCCGGGGTGCTGGCGTGTGGTTGGGGTTGAAATGGTGGATCGGGTGGGGGGACGGGTGGAGATGAAGGGGACGGGATCAACTCGGGAACCGTGCCGAGCGGTCGCCAGTCGGGCCAGCCCTCCGTCCAGACGAGGGAGGCGTCATTGAGGACGCCGACCATACGGAGTCGCTTGAGTTCCTTTTCCTCCACCGGGCCGCCTTTCTGGCCGGAGAGGGCGTAGTGCCATAGGCGTGCGGGGTGTTCAGTCGACATGCGACCAAACTACGGGGACCGGGTTGTTTGAAAAGGCTGCAATGACACTTTCATCCCGGAAAAAAACCACGAACCATGACCAGATCGTGGCCCTCGGCATCGACAAAGACCGGGGGTTCGGGCAGGAATTGGATCTGATGGATGTCGTCGTCGGCCAATCGGAGCGAAACCCCCTCGAGGTGTCCGGCCGCGCCGAGCACGTAGCCGTCCATACGGAAGACGGAGGGATCGGCGGGGTCGGCGGCGATGTAACCGGAAAAGGTGGTTTCTTCGTCGAGGGTCACCCGGGCGAAATCCCCGGCGGCGATGCGGTTGCGCATGTGCGGGTTCATGACCAATTTACGGGACAGAAGCTGGTGAGGCGGTTTCCAGGGCCGGGGCATCCATCCCTGGAAGGAGGGATTTCCGATGCTTCAACCCTGCCTGAGGCTGCGGCGGGGTTTGGTCTTGGGCGTTCCCTCTTCTCCCAGGTCCTCCAACAGGGCGGTGTATTTGTAGGGGAAGTTTTCCAGTTTTTTGCGGGGGATGGTGATGCCGAGCTCGAATTCTATGGCGCGGATCTGCTGGATTTCAAAGGCGGTGGTGAGGGTGACGGCATCGCCGAGCCGCTGGGCCCGGCCGGTGCGTCCGATGCGGTGGACGTATTCGTCGGGCTGGTCGGGGACGTCGTAGTTGATGACGTGGGAAACGCCCTCGATGTCGAGTCCGCGGGAGGCGATGTTGGTGGCGACGAGGACTTCGAAGCCGCCGCTTTTGAATTGTTCGAGGGCGTGGGTGCGTTCGGATTGCGAGCGGTCGGCGTGGATGACCCCGACCTTGTGCTGGGCCTGTTCGAGGGCGCCGTAGATCGAGTCGGCATCGGCCTTGGTGCGGGTGAAGACGATGACGCTTTCGTAGTGCAGGTGTTCGAGGATGGCGAGGAGCAGGTCGAACTTTTGGTCCGAGGCCACGGGGTAGAGGACGTGGGTGACGGTTTCGGCGGGGGAACGGGTGCGACCGATGGCGATCTTCTGAGGATTTTTCAGTGCCCACGAGACCAGGCCTTCCAGGGGTGGGGGCATGGTGGCGGAGAAGAGCAGGGTTTGGCGATCCTCGGGGCAGGCCTCGATGATGCGGCGGACGTCGGGGAGGAAGCCCATGTCGAGCATGCGGTCGGCCTCGTCGAGCACGAGGTGGCGGATATTGCGGAGGTCGATGGTCTTGCGTTCGAGGTGGTCGAGGAGCCGGCCGGGGGTGGCGATGACGATGTCGGCCCCGGCGGCGAGGGTTTCGTCCTGCTTGCCGTATTTGACCCCGCCGTGGATGAGGCAGGTTCGGAATTGGCTGAAGGCACCGAAGTCCTCGAGGGCTTCCGTGACCTGGGCGGCGAGTTCGCGGGTGGGCTCGAGGATGAGGCAACGGAGTTTGCCGTGTTTTCCGAGGTTTTGCAGCAGGGGGAGGGCGAAGGCGGCGGTCTTGCCGGTGCCGGTCTGGGCGGAGGCGATGAGGTCGTGGCCGGCCATGACCACGGGGATGGCCTGTTCCTGGATGGGGGAGGGTTCCACGTAGCGCAGGCGCTGGATGCCGTGCATGAGCTCCTCGCGGAGACCGAAATTCTCGAATGACATGTCGCCCGATCCTAGGCGTGCCCGGAGTGAAAGCAACGCATAAGGTGGGAATCGCGGGAGGGTTTCAGAGTTTTTCCCGGGCGGCCCGGACGCGGGTTTTGAGGGCTTCGAGCTCCCTTTCCATGGCCTCAAGCTCGCCCGCGGTGGATTCGGCCTTGAGCCGGTGCACGGCCTTCTCTTCCTGCACCTCCTGCATGCTGTTCATGATGACCCCGATGAAGAGGTTGAGCATGATCATGGTGCCGAAAAGGACAAAGGAGATGAAGTAGACGACCACCTTGATAGGAGAAACACCCGAACCCCCGCGCAAAAGGTCATACATCAAGCCGGTCCAGCCCTCGAGGGTGATGACCCCGAAGAGGGTCAGCAGGGTGTCGCCGAGGGTGCCGAAATGCTGCGGATCGGCCTTGCCGAAGAAGAAGACGCCGGTGACGCCGTAGATGTAGAAAAGGACGGAAAGGAGGAGGCCGACATAGCCCATCGAGGGGATGGATTTGAGCAGGGCGCCGACGAGGAGCTGCAACTTGGGCAGGGCGGTGACGAGGCGGAGGACGCGGAGGACCCGGGCCAGACGGAGCACGGCGGCAAATTCCGAATGGAAAGGCAGGAGGCAGACCGCAACGATGCTGAAGTCGAAGACATTCCAGGGGTCGCGGAAGTAGCGCCAGGGGCGTGGGAGTTCGGAGGCCAGCTTGAGGAGGATTTCCAGAACGAAGACGAGCAGGATGGCACGGTCGAGCCCGTGCAGGAGGGGGCCATGGGTGGCGACGATGCCGGGGTTCGTTTCCAGGCCGACGACGATGCCGGCGAGAAAGATGGCGGCGATGATGAAGGTTTTGAAAGGGGTCGAATCGACCACGGAGCGGAGGGCGGCGGCGGACATGCCAAACGATCTAGCGGTGCTTTGCCGGGTGTCCAGTGCGGGATGTGGAAGAACTGGGGCTGGCGGTCCAGGAAGCACTGTGTTTATCTGGAGGGGTGAAAAAACGCATCCTCATCATGTCGGCTTCGGTGGGATCGGGTCACATGAAGGCGGCCGAAGCATTGGAAAAAGCCTTCCGGGCGCGCCCCGAAGTGGGCGAGGTGATGAGCGACGATGCGCTTGAATACACGAATGCGGTCCACAAGCAGTTTTACTCCAAGTTGTACGAAAAGCTTTCGAGCATCGCCCCGAACTTTTTGGGCTGGTGGTATGAGCGGAGCGACGAGCCCTGGCGGGCGGACCAGGTGCGTCTGGCCATCGATCTGCCCAACACCCTGCCCCTGATCAAGTTCATCAAGGATTTCCAGCCCGACGCCATCGTTTGCACCCACTTCATGCCCGCCGGGGTGATCTCCTACCTGATCGCCCAAGGCAAGTTGGATACCCACCTGTCGATTGTGGTGACGGACTACCATTTCCATGCCGAATGGTTGTGCCGGGCGTTCCACCGTTACTTTGTGGCCCAACCGGAGGACCGGGTGCACATGGAGGCCTTGGGCCTGCCGCCGGAGCGGATCCATGTGACGGGCATTCCGGTGGACCCGGGTTTCTCGCGTCGCATGAGCCGGCCGGCCATTCTGCGCCGCTTCGGCCTGGACGGAGAGCGGCCGATCCTATTGTTGACGGCGGGGACGCTCGGCCTGAGTCCGGCCCAGTCGGTGGTGCGGCGGTTGTTGGAAATGCCGCAGGATTTCCAGACCGTGGTGGTTTGCGGGAAGAACGAGGCCCTGCGGGATACCATTCATGAACAGGTACGGAATTCGGGGCGGAAGTTCCTCGTTCTGGGCTACACCCGGGAGATGCGGGAATTGATGCATGTATCGAGCCTCTTGTTAAGCAAGCCGGGTGGGTTGACCACGGCCGAATCACTGGCCAGCGGGCTGCCGATGGTCGTGCTGGACCCGGTTGGAGGGCAGGAGGAACGGAATGCGGAGATGCTTCTGGAGAAAGGCGCGGCGATCAAGTGCACGGAAGTGACGGTGCTGCCCTACAAGGTGGGCTGCCTGCTTGACGACCCGGCCCGGCTGCGCCAGATGTCACGTGCCGCCCTGGCGGTTGGCAAGCCCGACGCTGCTGCGGAAATCGCCCGCCTGGTGCTGGAGGATGACGGATTGCCGAACATCATCACCCCGGCAGAAACCCGCAAGTGGCGCTTGGCGGCAGCCCGGGAGGCATGAGCGCATGAGTCCGAGTCCGGTTGGGGCCGGCCGGTTCCTTTGGGGCGTGGCCACCTCAGGTTACCAAAGCGAAGGGGGTTACAACGGTCCCGGCCAGCCCCAGAACAACTGGGCCGAGTCCGAGGAGCGGAGCGATGTCGCCACCACCGGACAGGGGCCTGACTTTTGGAACCGCTACGAGGAGGATTTCAGTCGTTGCCAGGCGATGGGACTGAATGCCTTCCGCATGGGTGTGGAATGGGCGCGCATCCAGCCCAGCCCGGCAAGGCACCGGCACGACCCGCCGTTTTTCGACGGCGAGGCATTGCGGGCCTATGCCCGGCGCCTGGCCTCGGCGAGGGAACATGGCATGGAGCCCGTGGTGACCCTGCACCACTTCACCCATCCGGCGTGGTTGGGGACCGATCCCTGGTTGGAGGAGGAGACGCCCGCGTTGTTTGCGCACTATGTCCGCCACACGGTCCTGATGCTGAACCGGATTCTCGAGTCGGAGCACGGCCAACCGCCCCTGCGCTGGTTCATCACGCTCAACGAGCCGAACATGCTGGTGCTGAACACCTATGTCCGCCGGCAATTCCCCGGCTCCATTCCTCCCTCGATCCGGACAGTGACCCTGGCCTACGACCACCTCCTGGCAGCCCACGTTCTGGCCTACAATGTGCTCCATGATCTTTACGCGGGCGAAGGCTGGCGGGCGCCCATGGTTTCGCTCAACACCTACAGCAGTGACCTCTATTGGAACGACAAGGTGCTGTGGGATTTCCTGGCCCTGGGCGAGACCAATCTCCGGCCCAGCGATTGGAATGAGTATTTCCGCAACCGGGCGGCGGAGTTTGACGAGGCGGTGCACGCTGCGGACCTGCCCATGGCCCATACGGCCGGGTGGTTCATGGGAAAGGCCTTCCAGAGCCTGGCCAATTGGTTCCACTTCCTTGTTTTTGACGCCGGAGAAATGAAGGCTTTTGCCAGGGCGCTGGAACGCTCCGCCCGCTCCCGCCTTTTTGATTACACCGGAATCGATTACTACGATCCCTTCAGCGCGCATCTTTTCCGGTTCCCGAGCTTTGCCGACCTGGAATTGTCGCACGTCGGTTGGCACGCCTGGGTCATGGAGGGGATGATGCGCAAGTGGTGGGAATGGAAGATGCTTCCGGAGGGCCTGGGGTTCTTCTGTCGCCACTACGCCGAGGCCTACCATCGTCCGGTGTTGATCGCCGAGAATGGCATGGCCCTGCGGCGGAAGGCGGACAATTCACCCGGCCACCGCCGCGGCGACCGCATGACGCGCAGCCTGTTCCTCCAGATGCATGTGAGACAAGTGATCCAATTGGTCCGGGCGGGGGTGCCGGTGGCGGGTTATCTGCACTGGTCGCTGACGGACAATTACGAATGGGGATCGTTCACCCCGCGCTTCGGGCTGTATGCCCTGGATTACGCCCGCGCTTCTGTGCGTCTGGAGGCGGACCATCTGGGGGACGAACCGTCGCGGACGTATGCCAAGCTGGTCCGCCAGGCGGGTTTTTGACCCGCCCGGCATTCCTTATTCCATCAGGCGTACAGCGGACCGTACGTCTGGCAGGCGCGGAAGTCCGCGCCCTCGCGGTCGGCGGTGCCGAAGGCATTCCACGCGCTCGGGCGGAAGATGCGGGGTTCTTCGACATTGTGCATGTAAACCGGGATGCGGAGGATGGAGGCGAGGGTGAGGTAGAGGTGGCCGACATGGCCCGCCGTGAGCACACAATGGTTGGCCCCCCAGTGGTTCATGACCTCGTAGGTGGACTGGAAGGCGCCCGAGCCGGTCAGGCGCGGGGCGAACCAGGTGGTCGGCCAGGTTGGGTTGGTCCGGAGGTCGAGGGCGTCATGCACCGCATCGGGGAGTTCCACCGTCCAACCTTCGGCCACCTGGAGCACGGGGCCCAGGCCGGCCGCCAGATTCAGGCGGATCATGGTGGCGGGCATGCCCCCGCGGGTGCGGTAGCGGGTGCTCCAACCGCCGCCCGGGAAATACTCGGTGATGGAAGGATGCCAGGTGGTGGACTTGAGGCAGGCTTCGGCTTCTGCATCGGTGATTTCCCAGAAGGGCTTGAAGGCCGGCTTGCCGTCGGGGCCGCTTTGGCAGCCGGTGCCGTCCAGTGCGGCCGGGCCGGAGTTGATCAAGTGGAGCAGTCCGTCGGCCGCCGGGCCCGAGGGCTTCCAGCCCCCGGAGGCCTTGGCGATGGCGTCCGGGCTCCAGTAAGTGCGCAGGTCGGCGAAGATTTGTGCCGTATTGGTCAGAAGCCAGCCAAAGAGCATGCCGGCGCCGTTGAGGGCGTCGTTCTCGGTCGCGACAATGTAAGGGGCGCGTTTCCCGGTCCAGTCGAACGAGCTGTTGAGGATGGCCTCGAGGTAGTCGCCATTGGGGAAGTGGTCGGTCCATTGGCGCTGGCCCTGGAATCCGCCGGCCAGGGCATAGTGGCCCTGGGCCTGTTCGCCGTAGCCCAGTTCGGCCAGGCGTGGATTGCCCACCATGAGGTCGCGCGCGATGAGGGCCATCTTGACCGATGTCTCCCATTCGCTGTCGAGCTGTTGGCGGCTGCGGGTGGTTTCCTTGCTGTTGAAGTCCCTGCCCTCGGCGCAGTGCTTCCGGGTCCAGGCCAGGGCGGTTTCGTACTCGGCCGGATCGAAGATCCCCTTGTTGATCCGTCCGCAGAATTCCGCCATGTCGATGGCTTCGACGCGCATGCCGAGGTGTTGTTCCCAGAAAGCGGGGTCGACGACACTGCCGGCGATGCCCATGCTGGTGCCGCCCATGGAGAGATAAGCTTTGCCGCGCATGATGGCCGCGGCCAGTCCGCAGCGGGCGAAGTTGAGGAGTTTTTCCTCGACGTCGGCGGGGATGGATTCATCCCCGGCATTCTGGACATCGCGGCCGTAGATGCCGAAAGCGGGCAGGCCCTTCTGGGTGTGGCCGGCGAGCACGGCGGCGAGGTAGACCGCGCCGGGGCGTTCGGTGCCGTTGAAACCCCAGACCGCCTTGGGCCGGTGGGGGTCCATGTCCATGGTTTCCGAGCCATAACACCAACAGGGGGTCACGGTGAGGCTGACTCCCACGTTCTCGCGGCGGAATTTTTCCTCGCAGGCGGCGGCTTCGCGCACGCCGCCGATGCAGGAGTCGGCGATGACACATTCGACCGGAGTCCCGGCCGGGGTGCGCAGCTTGGAAGAGAGGAGGCGGGCGGTGCGTTCCGCCATGGCCATGGTTTGCTTTTCGAGGGATTCGCGCACGCCGCCGAGGCGTCCGTCAATTGTCGGGCGAATGCCAATTTTTGGGATGTTTTGCAACAAGGGATTCATCGGAGAAAATTGTGCCGCTCGTGCGGCAAAAGCAAACTGAAATCCCGTGCTTGCCAGCGTTCCCGTCCTTGGGAAGATGAGCCATGTATCGATCCGAACCTCCCTCTTCATTCTTTCCAGCACTGGTTCTTGCCCTTGGCTTGGCCATGGGCGGCTGGCTCATCGGTTCCGGGATCCGCCAAGTGGCTTTGGCCAAGGAAAGCGTGACCGTCAAAGGCTATTCCGACCAGGAAATCACCTCGGATTTCGGGCTGTGGTCGGCCACGGTGACCGTGCGGGGCCTCAAGCTGGCCGACACCGGCAAGACCCTCCAAAACCAGATGGCCGCGGTGACTAAATTTTTGGAAAGCCAGGGTGTCCCCGCGACGCGGATCGCCGTGCAGCAAGTCAACAGTTACCCCCTGATGCGAACCACCGACTCGGGCAACACGACATCGATCATCGACAGTTTCGTCACGAGCCAGCGGGTTTCGGTGGAAAGCACGGACATCGCCATGCTCCAGGCCCTGACCCTCCGCAGCCCCGAGCTGCTGGGACTGGGTTACGAGATCAACCTGGAACCGACGCAGTACTTCCGGCGCGAGCTTGGGGATTTGAAGATCAAACTGCTGGGCAATGCGATTGAAGACGCACAGACCCGGGCGCGGGAAATGGCTTCGCGGACCGGACGTTCGATCGGCCGCCTGCGTTCGACGACCCAGGGGGTCTTCCAAGTGACGGCGGCCTCTTCCACGGAGATATCCCCGACCGGCGAATTGGACACCTCCTCGGTGGAGAAGAAAATCCGCGCCGTGGTCACGGCGGAATTCGAGTTGAAGTAACCGGCGGAAATTTCAGGTCTGGAGGGTGGTCTTGCTGCGCGGCTTCGAGGCCGAGGCGGCCGGCCGGTTGTGTTTCTCCGCCAGCAGGATGAATTCGGCCTGGCAGCGGACGCGCGGGGTGTCCGCGGTCACCGCGGGCCGTCGGTAGGTGCCATCGGGCTGCATGACCCGGGCCTTGGTGTTGTCGGATTTCATCAGATCGACAATCTCGTCCAGGATGCGCTGGCGGAGCAGGGGATCGAGCACCGGGAAAACGACCTCGATCCGCCGGATGAGGTTGCGGGGCATCCAGTCGGCACTGCCGAGATAGACCTCAGGGGCGCCGTCGTTGCCGAAGATGTAGACCCGGCTGTGTTCCAGGAACTGGTCGACGATGCTGCGCACCTCGATGTTCTCACTGACCCCGGGAAGTCCGGGGCGCAGACAACAGATGCCGCGGATGAGCAAATCAATCTTCACCCCGGCCTGCGAAGCCTGGTAAAGGGATTCGATGATGTCGCGGTCGACCAGGGCGTTCATTTTGGCGAAGATCGAGGCCGGCCTGCCGGCGCGGGCATGGGCGGTTTCGCGGGCGATTTTTTCGATGAAACGTTCGCGCAGGTCAAAAGGGGCGACCATGAGATGTTCGAAACCCGGGTAATCGGACATGCCGGTCAGGGTGTTGAAAAGCGTGGCGACCTCCGAGCAGAGGGACTCGCGCGTGGTCAAAAGGCCGAGGTCGGTGTAGAGCCGGGCCGTGCGGGGGTGGTAGTTGCCGGTGCCGAGGTGCACGTAGTGGCGGATGCGGTCCTCGTCGCGGCGGACGATCATCAGGATCTTGCAGTGGGTTTTGAGGCCGACGAGCCCATAGACGACGTGGATGCCGGCCTCTTCCATGGCGCGGGCCCAGGCGATGTTGTTGGCCTCGTCGAAACGGGCCTTCAGTTCTACCAGGACGGTGATCTGCTTGCCTTCCTCGGAAGCGCGGATGAGGGCCTTGATGATGGGGGAATCGCCGCTGGTGCGGTAAAGGGTCATCTTGATCGCCAGGACGCGGGGGTCGGATGCCGCCTTTTCGACAAACTCGACGATGCTCTGGAAATTTTCGTAGGGGTGGTGGAAAAGCAGGTCCTGCGTCCGCATGACCTCAAAGATGTCGGCATCACCCTGTAAAGGAAGGAGGGTGACGGGGTTGTGGTTGGGGTATTTGAGTTCCTTGGGGGCGTCGAGGGTGGAAAGGGTCATCAGTCGCATCATGTTGAGCGGCCCGTTGACGGCGTAGAGGTCCTCTTTTTGCAGGCGGAATTTTTCCAGCAGGATCTGGCGCACGGCCGTCGGGCAGCTGTCCTCGACTTCCAGGCGGACCGCATT from Candidatus Methylacidiphilales bacterium encodes the following:
- a CDS encoding GYF domain-containing protein, whose translation is MSTEHPARLWHYALSGQKGGPVEEKELKRLRMVGVLNDASLVWTEGWPDWRPLGTVPELIPSPSSPPVPPPDPPFQPQPHASTPAGSQNPDGAAVAVVICGAIGISGIVCCATTPVSLVAIILGHLTLARTDLTMNSRNLALVGTVLGYGGIVLLILPLLAGMIWGGWGNHLPEIFRHWRPGVGI
- a CDS encoding DEAD/DEAH box helicase encodes the protein MSFENFGLREELMHGIQRLRYVEPSPIQEQAIPVVMAGHDLIASAQTGTGKTAAFALPLLQNLGKHGKLRCLILEPTRELAAQVTEALEDFGAFSQFRTCLIHGGVKYGKQDETLAAGADIVIATPGRLLDHLERKTIDLRNIRHLVLDEADRMLDMGFLPDVRRIIEACPEDRQTLLFSATMPPPLEGLVSWALKNPQKIAIGRTRSPAETVTHVLYPVASDQKFDLLLAILEHLHYESVIVFTRTKADADSIYGALEQAQHKVGVIHADRSQSERTHALEQFKSGGFEVLVATNIASRGLDIEGVSHVINYDVPDQPDEYVHRIGRTGRAQRLGDAVTLTTAFEIQQIRAIEFELGITIPRKKLENFPYKYTALLEDLGEEGTPKTKPRRSLRQG
- a CDS encoding ion transporter; the encoded protein is MSAAALRSVVDSTPFKTFIIAAIFLAGIVVGLETNPGIVATHGPLLHGLDRAILLVFVLEILLKLASELPRPWRYFRDPWNVFDFSIVAVCLLPFHSEFAAVLRLARVLRVLRLVTALPKLQLLVGALLKSIPSMGYVGLLLSVLFYIYGVTGVFFFGKADPQHFGTLGDTLLTLFGVITLEGWTGLMYDLLRGGSGVSPIKVVVYFISFVLFGTMIMLNLFIGVIMNSMQEVQEEKAVHRLKAESTAGELEAMERELEALKTRVRAAREKL
- a CDS encoding glycosyltransferase; the protein is MKKRILIMSASVGSGHMKAAEALEKAFRARPEVGEVMSDDALEYTNAVHKQFYSKLYEKLSSIAPNFLGWWYERSDEPWRADQVRLAIDLPNTLPLIKFIKDFQPDAIVCTHFMPAGVISYLIAQGKLDTHLSIVVTDYHFHAEWLCRAFHRYFVAQPEDRVHMEALGLPPERIHVTGIPVDPGFSRRMSRPAILRRFGLDGERPILLLTAGTLGLSPAQSVVRRLLEMPQDFQTVVVCGKNEALRDTIHEQVRNSGRKFLVLGYTREMRELMHVSSLLLSKPGGLTTAESLASGLPMVVLDPVGGQEERNAEMLLEKGAAIKCTEVTVLPYKVGCLLDDPARLRQMSRAALAVGKPDAAAEIARLVLEDDGLPNIITPAETRKWRLAAAREA
- a CDS encoding family 1 glycosylhydrolase, with translation MSPSPVGAGRFLWGVATSGYQSEGGYNGPGQPQNNWAESEERSDVATTGQGPDFWNRYEEDFSRCQAMGLNAFRMGVEWARIQPSPARHRHDPPFFDGEALRAYARRLASAREHGMEPVVTLHHFTHPAWLGTDPWLEEETPALFAHYVRHTVLMLNRILESEHGQPPLRWFITLNEPNMLVLNTYVRRQFPGSIPPSIRTVTLAYDHLLAAHVLAYNVLHDLYAGEGWRAPMVSLNTYSSDLYWNDKVLWDFLALGETNLRPSDWNEYFRNRAAEFDEAVHAADLPMAHTAGWFMGKAFQSLANWFHFLVFDAGEMKAFARALERSARSRLFDYTGIDYYDPFSAHLFRFPSFADLELSHVGWHAWVMEGMMRKWWEWKMLPEGLGFFCRHYAEAYHRPVLIAENGMALRRKADNSPGHRRGDRMTRSLFLQMHVRQVIQLVRAGVPVAGYLHWSLTDNYEWGSFTPRFGLYALDYARASVRLEADHLGDEPSRTYAKLVRQAGF
- a CDS encoding L-fucose isomerase; the protein is MNPLLQNIPKIGIRPTIDGRLGGVRESLEKQTMAMAERTARLLSSKLRTPAGTPVECVIADSCIGGVREAAACEEKFRRENVGVSLTVTPCWCYGSETMDMDPHRPKAVWGFNGTERPGAVYLAAVLAGHTQKGLPAFGIYGRDVQNAGDESIPADVEEKLLNFARCGLAAAIMRGKAYLSMGGTSMGIAGSVVDPAFWEQHLGMRVEAIDMAEFCGRINKGIFDPAEYETALAWTRKHCAEGRDFNSKETTRSRQQLDSEWETSVKMALIARDLMVGNPRLAELGYGEQAQGHYALAGGFQGQRQWTDHFPNGDYLEAILNSSFDWTGKRAPYIVATENDALNGAGMLFGWLLTNTAQIFADLRTYWSPDAIAKASGGWKPSGPAADGLLHLINSGPAALDGTGCQSGPDGKPAFKPFWEITDAEAEACLKSTTWHPSITEYFPGGGWSTRYRTRGGMPATMIRLNLAAGLGPVLQVAEGWTVELPDAVHDALDLRTNPTWPTTWFAPRLTGSGAFQSTYEVMNHWGANHCVLTAGHVGHLYLTLASILRIPVYMHNVEEPRIFRPSAWNAFGTADREGADFRACQTYGPLYA
- a CDS encoding SIMPL domain-containing protein (The SIMPL domain is named for its presence in mouse protein SIMPL (signalling molecule that associates with mouse pelle-like kinase). Bacterial member BP26, from Brucella, was shown to assemble into a channel-like structure, while YggE from E. coli has been associated with resistance to oxidative stress.) → MYRSEPPSSFFPALVLALGLAMGGWLIGSGIRQVALAKESVTVKGYSDQEITSDFGLWSATVTVRGLKLADTGKTLQNQMAAVTKFLESQGVPATRIAVQQVNSYPLMRTTDSGNTTSIIDSFVTSQRVSVESTDIAMLQALTLRSPELLGLGYEINLEPTQYFRRELGDLKIKLLGNAIEDAQTRAREMASRTGRSIGRLRSTTQGVFQVTAASSTEISPTGELDTSSVEKKIRAVVTAEFELK
- the ppk1 gene encoding polyphosphate kinase 1 codes for the protein MQDPVETFRPEHFVNRELSWLEFNQRVLEEALDPTTPLLERVKFLGIVSSNLDEFFEIRIAGLKQQIDSQTDDSGPDGLTANQALAALQRRVNQMVRDQYHLWRAGLVPALAEKNIRFLKLAELDPDDREWARRYFINEVYPVLTPLAVDPSHPFPQLLNKSLNLIVVLEKGPKDAENRHAIVQIPRVLSRLIELPNRTGHTHEFLFLGHLIEAHVEYLFPGMRVLGTHPFRVTRNSDLYIDEEESQNLLSHIEEELRKRNRGNAVRLEVEDSCPTAVRQILLEKFRLQKEDLYAVNGPLNMMRLMTLSTLDAPKELKYPNHNPVTLLPLQGDADIFEVMRTQDLLFHHPYENFQSIVEFVEKAASDPRVLAIKMTLYRTSGDSPIIKALIRASEEGKQITVLVELKARFDEANNIAWARAMEEAGIHVVYGLVGLKTHCKILMIVRRDEDRIRHYVHLGTGNYHPRTARLYTDLGLLTTRESLCSEVATLFNTLTGMSDYPGFEHLMVAPFDLRERFIEKIARETAHARAGRPASIFAKMNALVDRDIIESLYQASQAGVKIDLLIRGICCLRPGLPGVSENIEVRSIVDQFLEHSRVYIFGNDGAPEVYLGSADWMPRNLIRRIEVVFPVLDPLLRQRILDEIVDLMKSDNTKARVMQPDGTYRRPAVTADTPRVRCQAEFILLAEKHNRPAASASKPRSKTTLQT